A single region of the Epinephelus moara isolate mb chromosome 12, YSFRI_EMoa_1.0, whole genome shotgun sequence genome encodes:
- the LOC126398655 gene encoding ectonucleoside triphosphate diphosphohydrolase 5-like, producing MKLTVPLPLLILLAVADLSRAQVKTSILDLTNSIGNILPSLSRPANHSRIFYAVMFDAGSTGTRIHVYTFIHSDSEELPVLDNEMFHSIKPGLSAYADSPEMAAHTVRMLLKVAKKTVPRLEWKRTPLILRATAGFRLLPVEKAQTLLEQVQHVFDESPFLVSDNSVSIMNGTNEGILAWISVNYLTGHLNALTKKTVGILDLGGGSTQITFLPKTRKTIESVPVDDYVARFDISNTTFELYTYSYLGHGLMAARLATLGALGAEGLEWRVFKSSCLPKKFRDEWRFGGQTYQVSGDPDGYAGYKLCYQEVLKVVKGIIHQPYELQDNNVFYAFSYYFDRAVDAGLIDGVQGGMLEVRDFKKRAKEVCNKMTKYPPVSSFLCMDMTYITCLLKDGFGFKDGTVLQLTKKVNNVEASWALGATLDHFHNLKIH from the exons ATGAAGCTCACCGTGCCGCTTCCACTCCTGATCCTGCTCGCTGTCGCAGACCTGAGCCGAGCCCAGGTCAAGACCTCTATCCTGGATTTGACCAACAGCATTGGGAACATCCTTCCCAGTCTGAGCCGACCGGCAAACCACAGCCGCATCTTCTACGCGGTGATGTTTGATGCAGGGAGCACGGGGACGCGCATCCATGTCTACACCTTCATCCACAGTGACTCAG AGGAGCTGCCTGTTTTGGACAATGAGATGTTCCATTCCATAAAGCCTGGTTTGTCAGCATATGCTGACTCCCCTGAAATG gctgcacacacagtgaGGATGTTGCTGAAGGTGGCCAAGAAGACCGTGCCTCGTCTGGAGTGGAAGAGGACTCCGCTGATCCTCAGAGCCACGGCTGGATTTCGGCTGCTGCCTGTAGAGAAAGCTCAGACTCTTCTGGAGCAG gtTCAACATGTGTTTGATGAATCTCCTTTTTTGGTCTCAGACAACAGCGTCAGCATAATGAACGGCACGAACGAAG GAATCCTGGCTTGGATATCTGTGAACTATCTGACAG GTCACCTGAATGCACTTACCAAGAAGACGGTGGGAATCTTGGATCTGGGGGGAGGATCCACGCAGATCACTTTCCTGCCAAAAACAAGG AAAACCATCGAAAGTGTTCCTGTTGATGATTATGTTGCCAGATTTGACATCTCCAACACAACGTTTGAACTCTACACTTACAG TTACCTCGGACATGGACTGATGGCAGCGCGACTGGCCACGCTGGGAGCTCTGGGTGCAGAAG GGTTGGAGTGGCGGGTTTTTAAAAGTTCCTGCCTGCCAAAGAAGTTCAGGGATGAATGGAGATTTGGAGGGCAGACCTATCAAGTGAGCGGGGACCCAGATG GTTATGCAGGATACAAGCTTTGTTATCAGGAAGTACTTAAGGTGGTGAAGGGGATTATTCATCAGCCGTACGAGCTCCAAGACAACAATGTATTCTATGCATTCTCCTATTACTTTGACAGAGCTGTGGATGCAGGCCTTATCG ATGGGGTCCAAGGAGGGATGCTGGAGGTCAGAGACTTCAAGAAGAGAGCTAAAGAGG TGTGCAATAAGATGACCAAGTACCCCCCTGTCAGTTCTTTCCTGTGCATGGACATGACCTACATCACCTGTCTGCTCAAGGATGGGTTTGGCTTCAAAGATGGCACTGTGCTGCAG TTGACCAAGAAAGTGAACAACGTGGAGGCAAGCTGGGCTTTGGGCGCCACGTTGGACCACTTCCACAACCTGAAGATCCACTGA